The Desulfobulbus propionicus DSM 2032 DNA segment CAACCTGGCCGATGGCAGTTACCGGGTCACGGCCAACTATCCGGGGTATGAATACAGCACCGATCCGTTCACCGTCCCCCTGGTCGCCTCCCAGGCCCTGGCTATTCCCCACCTGGCCCACACGGTCTCGGTGGTCCGGAGCTACCAGAACAACCGCGTGGCCTTGGCCAACATCGAGGCCACGCTGTGCACTGTGGACGGTACCCCCCTGGCGCTCACCGCCGCCACCGGAGCCGACGTCACCCTGCAATGGAGTCTTCCGGCACAGGCCTATGCGGTTCAGGCGCGCTATCTGGGGCGAACCTATCTCAGCGAGCCCTTCACCAGCGGCAACCCGACCGTGCTCATCCCCGAGGGCTTGGCCAGGATGACGCTGCTCCTGGGTGGGGCCGCCCTGCCCAACACCCAGGTGGTGGCGATCAGCGATAGCGATCCCGACCATCCCCAAAGCCTGACCAGCGATGCCAGCGGCGTGGCCTTCTTTGCGGTGGAGGCCGGGACCTATCGGGTCAAGGCCTGGCGTCTGGTGCGCTGTACACCAGTAAAGGAACGGCCCTGGGCCAGGAACTGAGCACCGGGGCCGACGGCCAGGTCTGCTTCACCCTGCCCGAGAGCAGCTACAAGCTGCGTGTCGGCTACAACGATCAGCAGTTCTGGAGCGAGGTGATCAACACCTACGCCCTGGGCAACACGCCGGTGGAAATGGTCAATGGTTCCGGCGGCCTGCTCAGCCGGCTGCACGATTCCCAACCAGATCGACCACAGGTTCCGCTTTTTCCTTCCATGTTTGAGAGTTATTATGAATCACTGCTGTCTCATAAAAAATGAAGATAAGGAGGCTCGGAGAGCTGCTTGGCGGTATAATGATTTTGCATAAAGATCATACAAACCAAGGAGATCCGAGCCATGGCCTATAGCGATACCGTCCTCAAGCAATTGCTTACACTTGTCCCAAGATATGAATTTGACACACTGGCTCAACTGCATCACGCGGGACAGAATTTCCGTTCCTACAACCGCTGGAGTCAATTCCTAGCCATGCTGATCGGCCAGCTTTCCGGCAGAAAAAGCCTCCGGGATATCACCGATAATCTCATGGCACAGGGCAAGCGGCTCTATCATCTTGGTATGAAGCGAACCACTAAAGCAACCTTGGCTCGGGTCAACGCAGAGCAACCCGCTGCTCTCAAGCACTGTTCGCCAAGCTGCTGGACAGGTGCCAACTGGTAGCGCCCAAACACCGCTTCTCCTTCAAAGGCAAGCTGTACCTGCTTGATGCCACGGTGATCAACCTTTGCCTCGCCGCCTTTCCCTGGGCCGAATTCAGGCAGAAAAAGGGAGCCATCAAACTGCATGTCGGCCTGGATGCCGATGGGCATCTTCCGGTCTTCATGGACATGACCAAGGGGAAGGAACACGAGATCAACTGGGCCAGGACCCTGCAACTCCCCAAGGGCTCCTTTGTCTGCATTGATCGCGGCTTCACCGATTACCGCTGGCACAGCGACCTGACCGCTAACGCCGTTTTCTTTGTTTCGCGGCTGAAAAGCAATGCCGATGTCCAATACCTGCTTAAACGGGCCGGGCGAAGGAGCGCTGGGATCACCAACGATCAGACCATCCGGCTCAAAGGGGTTGAGCAGCCGTTGCGTCTGGTCGCTTATACCGACCCGGCGACCGGCATCGAGTATCGGTTTGTCACCAACGCCCACCACCTGAAAGCCAAGGAGATCACCCAAATCTACAAAGAGCGCTGGCAGATCGAATTGTTTTTCAAATGGATCAAGCAAAACCTGAAGATCAAGACTTTCCTCGGCACCACAAGCAACGCGGTGTTGACCCAGGTTTGGATTGCCCTCTGTGTCTACCTCATGCTGGCTTACCTGAAATTCAAAGCCAAATTAGGCAATTCCATGCAACAGATACTTCGCCTACTACAACTCAACCTCTTCGCGAGAAGAGATTTGATCGAATTGTTTAAACCTCCATCAACTCAAACAACTGTTTCTCCACAAATTTTACTGTGGAGAAATTTATGAGACAGCAGTGATTATGAATATTGCCCTAACGACAACCGGTTCCACGCTCGACAGCGCGGTGACTGATGAATTTGCCCGCGCACTTTATTTGCTCCTTGTCAATGTCGAAACCATGACCTGCATTCCCATCGAACATACCATGTCCCCTGGTTCTGACTGTGAACTGGCCCGGATCGTCTTAACTCATCGTTGCGAAGCGATTATCACCGGCACATTGACCGAGGCGGCCTTTGCCATCCTCGCTGACGACGGGGTGACCCGCTATCGGGCAAGAAACATGACCGCACGGGAGGCTTTGGACGCAATGGAAAGAAGAGAGCTGGATCTGATTCGCAATGCGGACGGCTCGGGTGCATGTTCGGGAAGCCATCATCATTGATTAACCCTCCCCGCAACCTGTCCGTAATGAAGGGAACGACTGCGTGGCAATCGCTTTCTTTTTTCAGGAGGGGTTACGGGGGCGTCATTTTACACCCGCTGCACTCGGCTGATTCCGTTGGGCGTGTTCTTTATCGGGCACAGGGAGCAGGAGCATCCCGTCCAGTCGGTCAAGGGTCGTCCCTTTTGACAAGGACAATTCCTTGCCAGCCTCCAAGGTGCTTACAATGGTCCTGCCGATGATGAATTTCTGCTCGGGGCAGTTGGTGGGCCTGTAGGCCAGCCCCCAGGCGGTATGCAAGATGACCGGCTTGCTGTTGTGGAGACCCACGTACAGCATGATATGGCCTTTATGATGGAGAAGGGTTCGAAAGGGGATGCCCTGCTCTCGGATGCGGAGTTCCTTGTCGCTGGTGGAGAGACCCGCCAGCGGCACAAACGGGCCTGAAGTAATCTGTTTGTACGAATTGCGCGGCAACCAGATGCCGAAGGCAAGGAAGAAGTCTCTGGTGGTGGCCGAGCAGTCGCGGTTTCGGTACAGCTCGCCCCAGCCGTAGTCGGTTTTGAGGAGTTCGTTGCCGATGAGCGTCACATTTTCGGAGTTGAGCGGCAACGGATGGCGGCGGGCGTCATTCTTGGCGATGCGCGCTGTGGCGAGGGTGGCATGTTGATCGTCGCCAACTACCGCCACATCGACCAGCCAATGATCGGCCTCTTCCTTCACCAATGGGTAGAGGGTGCCGATTTTCGGCTGGGGCAAGATCTTGCTCTGTGTGGTCTGAATCGATGAATAGTCCCTGACGACAACGAGTTGCGGTGCATTGGCCAACCGGTTTCGCACCGATTCATCGACCAGCCTGATGGCCTCGGGATCCACCCACCCGTTGGCATAGGACGTTTCGATGTACAACCAAGCGCCATCCGTGGTTGCATGCAGGAGGCGAACAGGTTCGTTGGGCTTGATTTCTGCGAACTGGAGATGGTCAAAGGGAACGTCGTCCGGGGTTTCGTAAAACGGCCTCATGGTGGGCAGGATTCGGATGAACGAGGGTTTGATCGCGATCCCCAATTGATTCATGGAAGGAAAACGCTCCAAGTCAGCAAGAGCCAAGAGATGCTGCATGCGGGTTGGCTCAACGATCAGCCGATTCTCCCCATACCATGTTTGTGCGGCGAGCTGCCTGACCCCCTCGGCCACTGTCGTGGTCTCGAAAAGTGGTGCGGTCGTTGTCCATGGAGTAAAATATTGCTGATGAAATTGCCGCGCTGCCTGGCGCTGCTCATCGGCACGCATGGTTTGCTTGAACACCGCGGCGAATGGACCGATGTCCTGGGGGATGGTCTGCAAATCGTTGATCGTGGTACTGGTCGCAAGCGTCTGCGGACAGGTCGCTTTTTCGGGAGACGAGGCGCGCTGCCGCGGAGACGGTCGATCCCAATGCAATAGTGAGACGGCCCAGATGAAGAGCGCCAGGGTTACGGCGGCAATCAACCAGGTGCTGAGCAAGCGGTTCATGCCATTCTTGTGTGCATAAAAGGAGGAAAGGGCGGCTGAAAGGCGACAACGGCGCGTTCTAGTCGAAGCGCCCGGCTGTCATCCGTTACAAGATGCAAGGGCACGCGATCAACGGCTCTGCAATGAAAAAAGCAGGGCAAGCTACCCGGACGATTGTCGAGGCTGTCAGTCACGGATCGTCCTTTTTTGCTCCGCTGCATCGTCGTTCGGCCGCGCCCGGCAGCCAAAGGCACTTCGCAACAACTGCTTCACGGCATGGCGATCGCCAGCGGTCAGGGAGACGATTTTCGCGCCCGTCTGCATGAGGGCCATGGTCAGCAAGGCGCTCAGCAGCACGCCGAAGCAGTAAATGAGCAAGGCGATGAGGTTGGCCAGGGGAATGGTTCGTTCGGTCAGCTTGATATCGAACGCCTTGCCGCCGAAGCTTGTCGCCAACTGCGCAATGGGATCGGTCAGGGAAGCCGGGGTGTGCAGCAGGGTAAAAATGAGCCGAAACACGTCAACGGCATAGTTGAGCCCGATGACGATCACCGCCAAGCCGATACAGGTGGCCAGAAGACTGATCATCTTTTTCAAGGTTTCCACTCCGGACACCGCGTTTTCTCTCTGTTCCGATAACACCTTCATCACCTCCGTCGAACCGGTATTGAGGAAAAAAGAATGGAATTGGACATACGTTTGAACTGCCTCGATGTGGACTGGGCAACTGTCGCCGCAACTCTCAAAAGCGTCGGGATGGCGCATTTTCCGCCCGAGGTGCACAAAAAATCGTTTGAAGCCAGTCATGCCACCGTCTTTGTCCGGAACAAGGGCCGGCTCGTCGGCTTTGGCCGGGCCATTTCCGATGGGATTCGCCAGGCCGCGGTCTATGATGTCGCGGTGGTTCCCGAATATCAAGGGCAGGGGATCGGCACGGTGATCCTGCGAACTATCCTGGGGAATGTGCCAAATTGCAATGTCATTTTGTATGCATCCCCCGGCAAGGAGGATTTTTATCGCACCCTCGGGTTTCGGCGGATGCAAACGGGCATGGCCCTGTTCACGAACCCCGAGTTGATGGCGGAGAAGGGATTCACCGAATAGCGCTTCCGGCGGGCCCGCGCATTTGGGCGGGAAGGAATCGGGCGTTGCCGCGCGGTCGCCAACAGCCTCTTCGCCCTGGCGGGTCTTGGCCGCGTATATTATAGTGCGCCGCCCCGCCAGTTCTGATCGCCGCTGGCCAAACAACCGCCAAGGAGTGCCGTTTCCATGTCCCCCCTGTTGTTGACCCTGCTGCCCATTGCCGTCATTCTCATCCTTCTTCTGTTCTATCGCAAGGCCGCCGACATCAGCGGCGTCATCGGCTGGCTGGTGATCTCGCTGGTCGCCTGGGCCGGATTTCACACCTCGGTCGAGGTCATTCTTCGCTCGACCGCGGCCGGTCTCATTCGCTCCTTTTCCGTGTCGTTGATCGTGGCCACCTCCTTGCTGCAGATGGCCATCATGGAGCGAACCGGGGCGCTGCGGCGGATCACCATTTTCATCAAGACCATTGCCAGCGGCAACCGGGCGGTGCAGATCATGATGATCAACATTGGCTTCGGCACCCTGATGGTGGCCGTCGGCGCCACCCCTGTCTCGATTCTGCCGCCGATTCTGGTGGCCATGGGATACTCCACCTATGTGGCCATTGCCCTGCCGGCCATTGGCTACGATTCGCTGTGCACCTACGCCCTGTTGGGCGCCCCACTTGTGGTTTTTGTCGATATCGCCAACCATTTTTTGGGCAACGGGCATGAGATTGCCCTCCACCAGGCCGGCATGATCTTTGCCCATTTTCTGCCGCTGGTGTCGACCCTGATCGGCTTTTGCATGCTGTGGATCGCCGGCCGCTGGAAGGCGGTGCGCCGGGGATGGCTCCCTTGCCTGATCAGCGGCGCTGTGATCGGTGTCGTCTCCTCCTTCACCAACCGCTACGACAACCTGGTGGTGGTGACCGGGGTGCTCTGCGGCATGGCGGTTATTGTGGCCATGGGCGTTTATCTGCTGGTCACCGGGCGGCCGATTCTCGATCGGCGGCATCTGACGGCCGAGGAACTCGCCTTGGCCAAACGGTATCCGCTGTGGCGGGCGGTCATGCCGTGGGCCATGCTCGTCGTCCTGATCCTGGTGCTCAATGTGCCGCAGGATCTATTCAACTGGCTGTACCGGACCATGAAACTGCCCATCATGGGGCTGACAGCCGATGGCCGGCCGCTGGACACCCGGGCGCTCTGGCAGGCCTACACCTGGATCCTGGTCAGCACCCTGTTGGCGCTTCCCTTTTTGCGGGCCACCGGCGGACAGCTCCGCGAGGCACTGGCGATCTGGCTCAAGCGGGCGCCGCGGCCGGTCTTTGCCGCCGCCATCTTTTTCGCGATCGGCGAGATCATGAACATGTCGGGTTATGACATGGCCACCCGGACCTATGCCGTGCCGAGCATGGTCAAGGTGCTGGCCGATAATTCGGCGGCACTGTTTCAGGGGGCCTACGGCCAGGTGGTCGCCTTTATCGGTCTGTTTGGCGGATTTCTGACCGGCAGCGAGGCCTCGACCATTGCCATGTTTGCCAAATACACCATGTCCACCGCCCGGAATCTGAACCTTTCCCTGGATGGCTTGCTCATCGTCACCGCCGGACTGGCGTTTGGCGGCGGGCTTGCCAGCGTGGTTTCGCCGGCAAAGCTGCAGAACGCGGCCGCCTCCATCGACCGGATCGGTGACGAAGGCGTGGTGATCAGGGTTGCCTTTGTCTTTGCTCTCCTGCTGACGCTGATCACCTCTGTGTTTGTGGTGCTGCTCCTTTTGGTGAAAGGACAGTACGCCGCATGACGAAGCTGAAATATCTCGCCTCCGTGGCTTTTGGATTGTTTACCCATGCACTGCTACCCAAAGACCATCGCCGATGAACTCGGCATACGACCCGCGCAGGTGGAGACCGTTGCCGCCCTGCTCGATGATGGCGCGACCATTCCGTTCATCGCCCGCTATCGCAAGGAGGCCACGGGGTGCCTCGATGAGCTGCAACTCGCCGCGATTCGCGATCGGCGGATCGAATTGGCCGAGGTGGACAAGCGGCGCTCGGCCATTCTCGCTTCCCTGGACGAGCGGGGAATCCTGGATGCGGCCTTGCGCCAGGCCGTCAACGCCGCCGCTGATCTGGCCGCCCTTGAAGATATCTATCTGCCATATCGGCCCAAGCGAAGAACCCGGGCGCAGATCGCCAGGGAAAAGGGCCTGGAGCCCCTGGCAGCACTGCTCCATGGTCAGAAGACGCAACCCATCGAGGTTGAAGCCTTTGTCAACCCCGAACAGGAGGTGGCCACGGTCGAGGAGGCGTTGAGTGGTGCCCGCGACATCATCGCCGAATGGATCAGTGAAGATGCCGCCATCCGTGCCCGGCTCCGGGACATTTTTCGGCATAAAGCCGTGATCACCTCGACCGTGGTCAAGAACCAGGAAGAAAGCGGCGCTACGTTCAGGGATTATTTTCAGTGGCGGGAACCCGTGGGCAAGGCGGCCGGCCATCGGCTGCTGGCCATGTTCCGGGGGGAACAGGCAAAGGTGTTGAGTCTTTCCTTTCGTCCCCCTGAAAACGAGGCGTTGACGATCCTGCATCGCTGTGTTGTCCGTGCCAATGGCTTTGCCGGCCAGCAGGTGACCCTGGCTGTTGACGACAGTTACAAGCGGTTGCTCGCTCCCTCGCTGGAAAATGAACTGCGGACGCAGCTGAAGAAACAGGCTGACCAGGAGGCGATCGCGGTGTTTGCCGACAACCTCCGCGAATTGTTGCTCGCCCCGCCCCTGGGACAAAAGCGGACCATGGCCCTGGATCCCGGGTTTCGCACCGGCGCGAAGCTGGTTTGTCTGGGCGAACAGGGCCAATTGCTCGATTGGACCACCATTTACCCCACGCTTTCCCGCGCGCAGCAGGAGGAAGCGGCGCAAACCGTGCTCCGGCTCTGCCGTCGCTACCGCATCGAGGCCATTGCCATCGGCAACGGCACGGCGAGCCGCGAGACCGAAGCCTTTGTCCGCGGCCTGGACCTGCCGTCAGAGGTGGTGGTCACCCTGGTCGATGAACGCGGCGCTTCCGTGTATTCCGCTTCCGAGGTCGCCCGCGCCGAATTTCCCGACCACGATATCACGGTGCGGGGCGCCGTTTCCATTGGCCGGCGGCTACAGGACCCGTTGGCCGAACTGGTCAAGCTCGATCCGAAGGCCATAGGCGTGGGGCAGTATCAGCACGATGTTCAGCAGAAAGCGCTCAAACAGAGCCTCGATGACGTGGTCGTCAGCTGCGTGAACAGGGTTGGCGTCGAGGTGAACAGTGCCAGCAAGGAGTTGCTTGCCTATGTCTCCGGGTTGGGGGGAACCCTGGCGGCCAACATCCTTGCCTACCGTCGGGAAAAGGGGCCGTTCACCGACCGGCGGCAACTGTTGCACGTACCCCGGCTCGGCAGGAAGGCCTTTGAGCAGTGCGCCGGTTTCTTGCGCATCCACGACGCCGCAAATCCCCTGGATCGCTCGGGGGTGCATCCCGAACGCTACGGCATCGTCGAACAAATGGCCAGGGAGTGCGGCTGTACGATCTCCGCGCTGATGGAAGAGGAACACCGGCGCCAACGCATCCAGCTCGATCGGTATGTCCAGGACGGGATCGGGCTGCCGACCCTGGAGGATATTCTAGCCGAACTCGGCAAACCGGGCCGCGATCCGCGACGATCCTTTGCCGCCTTTGCCTTTGCTCCGGGAATCGAGCGGCTGGAGGATTTGCGGGAGGGCATGCGCCTGCCCGGTATCGTCACCAATGTGACCAAGTTCGGTGCTTTTGTGGATATCGGCGTTCATCAGGACGGCCTTGTCCATATCAGTCAGTTGGCCGACCGGTATGTCAAGGATCCGGCGGAAGTGGTCAAGGTCCGCCAGCAGGTGCAGGTGCGCGTGCTGGAGGTGGATGTCAAGCGAAGGCGGATCGGGTTGTCGCTGCGCGCCACCCCTGCCGATCTGTCGAGCGTGACGGATTCATCGAGAACAAACGATAATGGTTAGAGCCCGAGGTCCTCGTTGACCAGAATGATCTTGATCCTGCCTTTGGGGTGGGATTTCTGGGTAATGGTCCAGGTGTTGCAAATGCGGTCCGGACTGTTGCAATCCATGCAGAAGGAGGTTTTGACGCACGGCATTTTCCAGCCAGTGTGGCGGATGGCGTTCATCGGCGCGCTGTAGGACTTGATCCGGTCCATGGCGTGCTGCACGGTTTGCACCAGCTTGTTGCGGCCGATGACCAGGACCACCGTCCGTGGGCCGAAGGTGATCGCGCCGACCCGGTTGCCGATCATGTCCAGGTTGACCAGTTCCCCTGTTTCGGTCACCGCGTTGGTGCCGGTGAGGAACAGATCCACCAGCAGGGCCTGCCGCCGCCGCTCGATCAGTTCTTCTCGCGGCACGCCCGGGGCAAAGGTCTCGATCAGGTTGATGGAGGGCATTTGCCGCAGCGCATCGAGGATGGCGGTGGCGTGCAGGCTCATCGAGTCCGCCCAGGAGGCGGATCGGACGGTCAGCTTCGGCAAGATGGCATCGAGAAAGAGCGTTCTCGCCTCGTCGCAATGTTGGGCGATGAAGACCTCGAAATGATTCTTTTCCAGGGCGCTCTTGCACTGGGCGAGCCGCAGCTGCCAAAAAGCGGTTTGCCAGGTATCCATGGTATTCCTTGTGATCCGGTTCTGTTTAAGGGGTGTGGTCGAAATGGCGTCTGGCACTCATGGTGTGCCGGCGGCAAGACCAACCGGCCAGACGGCAAAGGTCTTGCCGGGTTTGTAACCAACCCCGCAGGCTCCCTTGCCGAGATACAGCACCCAGGCCCAGTCGGTTTCAAAAAAGCTGGTGGTGGAGGACCAATAACCATCCTCCAGTCCGGTGAAGGGATGGTCGGCGGGCAGGGCAGGGGAACAGGCAGCGCAGTCCACCAGGGAAGCCAGTTCGTTGATGGTCGGCAACCGCCATTGCCGTCCGTCGCCGGCACGCTCCCGCTTCCAGGCGGCAACCGACTCAAGGGCCTGTTGCCAGGCAATCGGCTCTCCCCGCAGATCGGCATGTTTCGCCCACCACAGGTTGGTCAGGTGATCGTGCACCACCTCCCCGGCAACACTAAATCGGGGAATGGGCCAGGGGGCTCCGAGGCGCAAGGCACCGTCCTGGCCGCTGCCGCTCCCGTTCATTTCCCGGCCCTGGACATCAAAACAGCGCCGCTGCCCGGTTTGGGGAAGCAGCCCGTTGCCTGTTCCACGCACCGGCCAGAACAAAGAGGCTTGGTCCTTGCGACTGTAAAACATCCGCGCCCCTTCGAGATGCACGGCCCAGGCATAGGCCGGATTGATGGCGGCGGTGGTCGATGACCAGTACCAGCCGAGAAAAGGGTGAACAAAGGGGTGGTCCTCGGGCAGGGCCGGCTTTTTCGCCTGATAGCTCATCAGGCTGCGCAACTCGTTGCGGTTGGGCAGGCGCCAGTCCCCATGCCCGCCATACTGTTGCCGATTCAACTCGTCGATCTGTTCAAAGGCCTCCAGCCAGGTGCAGGGAAAACCGCCGATAGTGGCATCGAGCGTCCAGGTCAGGCCGGTCAGTTGATCGACCGCCACATCGCCCCGCACGGTGAAGCGGGGTGACGGCCACGGCGCGCCCCGGAGAAATTCGCCGTCCTGGCCGCTGCCGGAACAGTCGATCTCCTGACCGCTTGCGTTGTAACAACGGGTCTGGCCGGTGTGCAGCACATGCAGCATGTCGTTCGAGGCGTTAGCGCGGGAAATGGGCGGAATGCCGGTTTCGCTGTCAGCGCAGGTACAGCCGAACCATCTGTTCGAGAAAGGCGTGGAACTGCTCATGGGTGCCCTGGCCGATTCGCTCCTCTTCCAAGCGCTCAAAGGCCTGAAAAAGTTCCGCGTCCTTGTTGCCGTCCAGCTTGTCGGCCGCCAACACGAACAGGACCGAATTTTCCTTGTCGATATGCTGAAGCAAAAGTGTTTGGTATTCCTCGGCTATCGACGCGAAGGCTGCCTTGGCCGCGGCATCGCCTGCGCGCAGCGCGCTCAAGGCCTCTTGCATGCCGACGACCAGCACCCGCCCGCGCGCATGTTCGTTCAACATAACGCCGATCGGACCGCCTTCCCGGGGGACACCGACCGCCTCCAGGGCAGGAAAGAGATACTCTTCTTCCTTCCCGTGGTGGCAGTGATCGACGAACACGGTGAAAAACTCCATCATGCGGTCGAGATGGGCCTGCTCGACCGGCTCGTTGGCGCCCAGTTTGCGCCCAAGGACGCCGAGCACCTGCAACATCAGCTGAATACCGTGATGTTCCTTGCGCAATTCATCGGTCGCTTGCATCGTCTTCTCCTTTGGTGTCGGTGTTTGCTCGAAACAGCAGATACTCCTTCAAGGCAACGGCCTGATTGTGCTGGATGTCCCGCGCGGCGAAGAGCAGGGTGAGTCCCCGCTCCCTGGCCAGTTCGAGCAGAAGGTTGGTTATCTCGGGTTTGGCACGCAGCTCGGCTGTGTAGCGGGCCTTGAACTCTTCCCATTTATCTGGGTCGTGATGGAACCATGTGCGCAGCTGATCGCTGGGTGCAACCTCGCGCAGCCACTGATCCGCCTTGAGCTTGTCCCTTCCGACGCCCCGCGGCCAGACGCGGTCCACCAGAACACGTACCCCGTCGTCCGGTCCAACGGGATCGTATACCCGCTTGAGGGTGATACGCGGTTTGGGATGATCGATCGGCGCTTGAGGCATTGGTGGTCAGCGGAAACCGTTTGCCCGATGGTTCTGGGCAATGGCCTCGGCCAAGCGGTCGAGGGCGGCAAAGGCCTCCTGGTCGGGCATCCCCTTGCACAGCACCGGGTCCAGGACCTCCACTTTAAGGTTGCCAATCATGCCGGCCAGGGTTTCCACGGTCTTGCCGCCCCAGCCATAGGAACCGATAACGGACAGATAACGCGCCTTGGGGCGCAAGGCATTGGCCAGGAAGGTGGCATGGGCCGCAAGCGGGTGCGGTCCAGCCAGAACGGTTGGGGTGCCAACGACAATGGTGGCCGCGTCGATCAGGGCCATGGCCAGTTTGCCGATGTCGCTGACCGCCAGGTTGAACAGTTCGACGCGAACGTTTCGGGCGACCAGGGCCGCTGTCAGGTAATCGACCATGCTCCGGGTGCTGCCGTGCATGGACACAAAGGGCAGAACCACCAGGTTGTGGGGCGGATGCTGGACCCAGTCGCGATAGGCCTCGAGGATCCAGGCCGGTTGGTCGTAGAGTTGCCCATGACTCGGGGCAATCATGTCCACGGCGTAATCGCTCAGTTTGTCCAGGTTTTTGGCGATGATCGCGCGAAAGGGCAGCATGATCTCGCCAAAGTACCGCTT contains these protein-coding regions:
- a CDS encoding FprA family A-type flavoprotein yields the protein MDKRLIKDNIYWLGAVDWDRRLFDSLIPLPDGTSYNAYLIQGSDKTVLLDAVDPAMADILLHQLRDVATIDFIVSHHTEQDHSGTIPLLLQRFPQAKVLATAKAKTLLMEHLHLAEDVIVAVADGETLSLGGKTLRFLHTPWVHWPETMVTYLEEDRILFSCDFFGSHIAASDLFVTDQGRVYEAAKRYFGEIMLPFRAIIAKNLDKLSDYAVDMIAPSHGQLYDQPAWILEAYRDWVQHPPHNLVVLPFVSMHGSTRSMVDYLTAALVARNVRVELFNLAVSDIGKLAMALIDAATIVVGTPTVLAGPHPLAAHATFLANALRPKARYLSVIGSYGWGGKTVETLAGMIGNLKVEVLDPVLCKGMPDQEAFAALDRLAEAIAQNHRANGFR